The DNA sequence GCTCCTGCATGTGGCGATCGCGCGCACGCTTGGCGCCAACGCTGTGTTTCACACTCATTCGATCTGGAGCACACTGGTCTCAGAAGCCCATCTCAATGAAGGAGGCTTGACGATTCAAGGCTACGAAATGTTGAAAGGATTGGAGGGCGTCCGCTCACACGAGCATTGCGAGTGGATTCCGATTCTGGATAACTCGCAGGATTATCGGCAACTGGCTGGCGCGGTTGAGGCGCTTTTACAACGTCATCCCAACACACATGGCCTTTTGCTTTACCGACATGGACTCTATACCTGGGGCGCCGATCTGGCCGCAGCGAAACGGCACGTGGAAATTTTGGAGTTCCTGCTGGAAGTCACAGGACGAACGCTGCCGCATGTCAACGGTCGCCCCTGATCAATGAGGCAAAAACCTATGGCAATTGTCACCATTCCCGACAAGCACCAAACATTGACCGATCCAACGGCCATCAGGTCACACCTGGCCAGCATCGGCATCGCTTACGAGCGATGGAATCCGGCGCATCCTGTCGCTCCCGATGCCCCACCCGAGGCCATCCTAGCAGCTTATGCCGCCGAGATTGAAGCGCTGAAAGCGCGTGGCGGCTACGTCACTGCCGACGTCGTTGACGTCACCCCGCAGACGCCGGGCCTCGACGCGATGCTGGCCAAGTTCAGCCGCGAACACTGGCACGATGAGGACGAAGTCCGTTTCATTATTGATGGTCGCGGGCTGTTTCATATTCGACCGCAGCAAGGGCCGGTCACGGCCATCGAAGTTGAAGCCGGTGACTTGATCTGCGTGCCGCGCGGGACCTGGCACTGGTTCAATCTGTGCGCCGACCGGCGTATTCGAGTGATCCGTTTATTCCAAGACCCGGCTGGCTGGACTCCGCATTACACAGACAGCCACGTTGACGAAAACTATCAGCCTGTCTGTTTCGGCTTCAGTCATCTTCCTCTGCAAGCAAGTTGAGGCCTATCATCATGCCATCACTTGGTCCGATTCGCAGCATTTTACTGGATATCGAAGGGACAACGACGCCAATTGCATTCGTTTATGAGGTGTTGTTTCCCTACGCCAAGATGTACGTAGCCGATTTTCTTTGGCAGCACGCTGCCTCTGATGAAGTCTGCGCTGATATTGCTGGCCTCTGGCAGCAACACACCGATGATGTGAAAAACGGGCTGACGCCCCCGCCTCTGTCGGCCAGTCCGCCGGAAGCGCGTCTCTCATCATTGGTCAGCTACGTTCACTGGTTGATTGATCACGACCGAAAGTCAACAGCCCTGAAGTCGTTGCAAGGCAAAATCTGGCAAGAGGGCTACCGAACCGGTCACCTGCGAAGCCAGGTCTTTCCCGATGTGCCTATGGCGTTTGAGCAGTGGCAACGGCAGAAAATAGAAATTTGCATTTTCTCTTCGGGCAGCGTCCTGGCGCAACAACTCTTGTTCGCGCACACCACGGACGGCGACTTGACGCGGTTCATCCATGCCTATTTCGATACAACGATCGGCTCGAAACGAGACCCGGAAAGTTATCGGCGGATCGCGACAACGCTCGGACACGCTGCCGAACAGATGCTCTTCATCTCCGATGTGACGGAAGAACTGGATGCCGCGCAATCAGCCGGCATGGCCACGCGACTGGCCGTTCGTCCGGGAAATCATCCACAGCCGGCCTCGCCGCACGTGGCGATACACACGTTTGAGGCGCTCATGGCCGAAAGATAATGAACAAAAAACCACAAAGGACACGAAGGACACAAAGAGCCTCTTGTCTGGCCTGGTGCGCTTCGTGCCCTTGTTGGTTCACCATCTGAGGAGGCACTATGCACTACAGTCGTCGTTTGATCTCACCATATCTTGTCACGACTCTGCTCATCTGGTCGGTGGTCGTCGGAACCTGCACGCCGGCCCTGAGCCAGGATGGGACATCACAACCGAAAGGCTGGACGCTCGATGAAATGATGAAAGTCAAATCGGTTGGGAACGTTCAGGTTTCGCCTGATGGCCGGCGCGTGGTCTTCACTGTGACTGAGGCCATCATGACCGATGACAAAAGCGACATGCTGACTCACATCCACATGGCCAACGCCGATGGGTCGAACGCCTATCAATTCACCTACGGCGATAAATCCTGTTCCAACCCACGATGGTCGCCGGACGGGCGCTGGATCGCGTTTACATCGAGTCGGTCGGGCAAGGAGAACATCTGGTTGATCCGCGCCGATGGCGGTGAAGCCCAACAATTGACCGATGTCAAAAGCGGCGTGGGAAGCTACCGCTGGTCTCCTGATAGCAAATTGATCGCGTTCACCATGCCTGATCCACCAACCGAAGCGCAGGAGAAAGCTGAAAAAGGAAAGAACGACGCTAAGGTCATTGATGAGAACATCAAGTTCAATCGGCTCTGGGTCATTCCTATCGAAAAAGACGCCAACGGCAAACGTGAGCCGAGGCAACTGACCAAAGAAAATTACAACGTCAGTGGCAATTTCGACTGGTCGCCCGACGGCAAAACGATTGTCTTTTCTCACACGTTGACGCCGCGCGCAGATGATTGGCCATCGGCTGACATATCCACAGTGGCTGTGGCGTCTGGCGAAGTGAAGCGGCTTGTCAGCACCGGCGCAGCAGAGAGTTCGCCGCTGTTTTCGCCTGACGGTCGTCAGATTGCCTTCGTGGCGACAGACAATCCGCCAACATGGGCACGAGATGCGCGGGTCTATATCATCAGCGCCGGCGGCGGGCAAGCGCGGCCACTGGCCGAAACCTATGATCGCCAGCCAGACCTCGTAGGATGGTCAGCCGATGGTCAATCGGTTTACTTCACCGAAACGCGCGGCACGGTAGGCCGACTTTCAGCGTTGCCTGTCACCGGCGGACGGCCGCAAGACCTCGATCGCGGAGACGTGGACATGCTGGGTGTCAATCTAAACGCCACACGAACGGCTATCGGATTTATCGGGCAAACGTCGGCGCGTCCGAACGAGGCTTACGTGAGCCGATTACCAGCGTATGTGCCTGTGCAAGTCAGTCGCGTCAACGCTGAGTTCTTGAATCATGTGACCGGTCGCACCGAGGTCATCCGCTGGAAGTCATCGGATGGGATGGAGATCGAAGGATTGCTGACCTACCCGGTCAATTACAAACCCGGGCTCCGGTATCCGCTGTTGCTCATCATTCATGGTGGGCCTGCTGGCGTCTTTCGAGAGACATTCATTGCCGGTGGAGGCGGCGCTTATCCGATCGCTGCTTTTGCCGATCAAGGATTCGCCGTGCTGCGCCCGAACGTGCGAGGCTCGTCAGGCTATGGGAAGCAATTCCGCTACGCGAACTACCAAGACTGGGGCGGCGGCGATTTTCGGGACTTGATGACCGGTGTGGATCACGTCATTAGCATGGGCATCGCAGACCCAGAGCGCCTCGGCGTGATGGGATGGAGCTACGGCGGCTTCATGACCTCGTGGATCATCACACAAACAAAACGATTCAAAGCTGCCTCAGTCGGCGCCGGCGTTACCAATCTGATGAGCTTCACCGGCACAACGGATATTCCTAGTTTCATCCCCGATTACATGAGGGCTGAATTCTGGGACAATCTGGACGTCTACCGAAATCATTCAGCCATGTTCAACATCAAAGGCGTGACGACGCCAACCTTGATTCAACATGGCGAACAGGATGAGCGCGTGCCGATTTCGCAAGGATTTGAGTTGTACAACGCGCTCAAGCGGCAGAACGTGCCGGTGAAAATGATTGTTTACCCACGCACGCCGCACGGTCTGCGTGAGCCTAAGCTGCGGCTGGATGCCATGAAGCGCAATCTGGAGTGGTTCACCCACTATTTGAATCAGGATGCAGCCGCTAGGAAATGAACGCCTAGCGGGCGCGTTCATCGGGCGTGCCGCGACTGCGCGGACTCAGGATGCAGCCGCCAGGAAATGAACGCATAGAGCGATAGACCGCGGCGACGCCCAGCCGATCAAAGGTGACAAAAGGTGATAACGTGATGTGATGAGGCGGTGACTGCGTTTGGCTTGTGTCGCCGCCTCAATGAGCTGCCCTGTGCTCAGTGTTTCACTGTTTCTCGCGTTCTCTCGCCTTTATCCACCTGATTGGTTACAATGATGCGCCCATTGAACTGATGCATGAGTGAGCAACTCGAAAAACTTGACCAGATGCGCGACGAGCTAGAGCAGAAGATCGCTCAGTTGATCCCTCTTGCGACCACTGCCGAAGCGCGAAAAGAATTGGAACGACTCGTTGCACGGCTGGAGCGTCTTCAGACGAACATCATGGCGAATTTAACCCCGATGGGACGAGTCAAATTAGCCCGGCATCCAAACCGTCCTTACACGTTGGATTTCATTCGGCACATGTTCACCGACTTTTCTGAAATCCACGGTGACCGTCGTTACGCTGATGATCCGGCCATGGTATGCGGCATGGCTCGATTTCATGGTGAGCCGGTCGTCGTCATTGGCCAACAAAAGGGTCGTGATTTGAAGGAACGCCAATACCGTAACTTCGGCATGGCGCAACCCGATGGCTATCGAAAGGCAATGCGCGTGATGAAGCTGGCTGAAAAATTCGGTCGAGCCGTCTTCTGTTTCGTTGACACGCCGGGCGCATATCCGGGCATTGAAGCCGAAGAGCGCGGGCAGGCTGAAGCAATAGCCTATAACCTGCGCGAGATGTCGCGGCTGCGCGTGCCGATTATTGTCACCATCACAGGCGAAGGAGGTTCAGGCGGCGCGTTGGCCATCGCCGTCGGCGATTATGTTGGCATGTTAGAAAACGCCATCTATTCGGTCATTTCGCCTGAAGGCTGCGCGGCCATCTTGTGGAAGGATGCCGGGCAAGCTGAGAAGGCAGCCGAAAGCCTCAAACTCACAGCCCAGGATTTACTCCAGTTAGGATTGATTGACAGCGTCATCCCAGAGCCACGCGGCGGCGCCCATCTCAGCCACACTGAGACAGCCCGCATCCTGGATGAGCATTTGGTGGCTGCGCTCAACCAAGCCAAAAACTTACCAATTGATGAGCTGATCAAGCGACGGTACGAAAAGTTCCGCCGGATGGGCGCGTTTGAGGAAGTTTCTGAAGAAATACGGCGCGCGTTGGTCAGCGCCGGCTGAGCGTAGTCCAGCAAGTGCGTGCTCGTTGCTCATCTGGCCCAAAGGCCTCGTTCTTTCCCATCACTTGATGTCGGCTCGCTCTACAGCTTCAAGCACCCGGCAAAAGGCGCGCGCCCGCTCGGTGATCGAGCCGCTGGTTAACAAATCGCTAATCACAGCGACGGCGTCAGCGCCGGCTGCGATGACCTGGGGCGCAGTTTCTAACGTGATACCGCCAATGGCGACCAGTGGCTTACTGATGCGCTGGCGCACGCGTCTGATCGTTTCTAGACCGACGACCGGCTCATGATC is a window from the Blastocatellia bacterium genome containing:
- a CDS encoding cupin domain-containing protein — protein: MAIVTIPDKHQTLTDPTAIRSHLASIGIAYERWNPAHPVAPDAPPEAILAAYAAEIEALKARGGYVTADVVDVTPQTPGLDAMLAKFSREHWHDEDEVRFIIDGRGLFHIRPQQGPVTAIEVEAGDLICVPRGTWHWFNLCADRRIRVIRLFQDPAGWTPHYTDSHVDENYQPVCFGFSHLPLQAS
- the mtnC gene encoding acireductone synthase, whose product is MPSLGPIRSILLDIEGTTTPIAFVYEVLFPYAKMYVADFLWQHAASDEVCADIAGLWQQHTDDVKNGLTPPPLSASPPEARLSSLVSYVHWLIDHDRKSTALKSLQGKIWQEGYRTGHLRSQVFPDVPMAFEQWQRQKIEICIFSSGSVLAQQLLFAHTTDGDLTRFIHAYFDTTIGSKRDPESYRRIATTLGHAAEQMLFISDVTEELDAAQSAGMATRLAVRPGNHPQPASPHVAIHTFEALMAER
- a CDS encoding S9 family peptidase, whose product is MHYSRRLISPYLVTTLLIWSVVVGTCTPALSQDGTSQPKGWTLDEMMKVKSVGNVQVSPDGRRVVFTVTEAIMTDDKSDMLTHIHMANADGSNAYQFTYGDKSCSNPRWSPDGRWIAFTSSRSGKENIWLIRADGGEAQQLTDVKSGVGSYRWSPDSKLIAFTMPDPPTEAQEKAEKGKNDAKVIDENIKFNRLWVIPIEKDANGKREPRQLTKENYNVSGNFDWSPDGKTIVFSHTLTPRADDWPSADISTVAVASGEVKRLVSTGAAESSPLFSPDGRQIAFVATDNPPTWARDARVYIISAGGGQARPLAETYDRQPDLVGWSADGQSVYFTETRGTVGRLSALPVTGGRPQDLDRGDVDMLGVNLNATRTAIGFIGQTSARPNEAYVSRLPAYVPVQVSRVNAEFLNHVTGRTEVIRWKSSDGMEIEGLLTYPVNYKPGLRYPLLLIIHGGPAGVFRETFIAGGGGAYPIAAFADQGFAVLRPNVRGSSGYGKQFRYANYQDWGGGDFRDLMTGVDHVISMGIADPERLGVMGWSYGGFMTSWIITQTKRFKAASVGAGVTNLMSFTGTTDIPSFIPDYMRAEFWDNLDVYRNHSAMFNIKGVTTPTLIQHGEQDERVPISQGFELYNALKRQNVPVKMIVYPRTPHGLREPKLRLDAMKRNLEWFTHYLNQDAAARK
- a CDS encoding acetyl-CoA carboxylase carboxyltransferase subunit alpha, with protein sequence MSEQLEKLDQMRDELEQKIAQLIPLATTAEARKELERLVARLERLQTNIMANLTPMGRVKLARHPNRPYTLDFIRHMFTDFSEIHGDRRYADDPAMVCGMARFHGEPVVVIGQQKGRDLKERQYRNFGMAQPDGYRKAMRVMKLAEKFGRAVFCFVDTPGAYPGIEAEERGQAEAIAYNLREMSRLRVPIIVTITGEGGSGGALAIAVGDYVGMLENAIYSVISPEGCAAILWKDAGQAEKAAESLKLTAQDLLQLGLIDSVIPEPRGGAHLSHTETARILDEHLVAALNQAKNLPIDELIKRRYEKFRRMGAFEEVSEEIRRALVSAG